A genomic segment from Gadus morhua chromosome 4, gadMor3.0, whole genome shotgun sequence encodes:
- the LOC115542905 gene encoding putative nuclease HARBI1 — MTKPKLFPFFFGDGDLKKDFRLSRESVNALVEALVDEHIHGWGRELEVAVFLYWLASATSYRVVSEAFDVPLSTVHMIVHRVAKGILQIYTKAVCFPSEAELEVIGAGFAQLAGSPALNRVAGSIDCSHIRIKPPGEYKEDYHNRKLFHSIQLQAICDHKGRFLNAFVGLPGSVHDAWVLRWSSVYVQQLYPPPGWCIIGDGGYPCLATPICLMTPFREPVQGPVQARYNKHLSKARCVVERAFRMMKTRWRSIFLKALEVKSTFAPVVVSCCVFLHNLCLSNGDFVEPGDFPQDLPDNNEMQHAVEPGDNIRRRLAAAVSAPNACIDALRDHVY; from the exons ATGACAAAACCCAAgctgtttccctttttttttggtgacggcgACCTAAAGAAAGACTTCCGTCTTTCTAGGGAGTCCGTGAATGCCCTTGTGGAGGCCCTGGTGGATGAGCACATCCATGGCTGGGGGAGAGAACTGGAGGTGGCAGTTTTTCTATACTGGCTGGCCAGTGCCACCTCCTACAGAGTGGTCTCTGAGGCCTTTGATGTGCCTCTTTCCACCGTCCACATGATTGTCCATCGGGTTGCAAAGGGAATACTGCAGATCTACACAAAGGCTGTATGTTTCCCGTCTGAGGCTGAGCTGGAGGTCATCGGAGCGGGGTTCGCCCAGCTGGCTGGTTCACCTGCCTTGAACCGTGTGGCTGGGAGCATTGACTGCAGCCAC ATTAGAATAAAGCCTCCTGGGGAATACAAGGAGGATTATCATAATAGAAAGTTGTTCCATTCAATTCAGCTGCAGGCCATTTGTGACCATAAAGGGCGCTTCCTCAATGCTTTTGTTGGCCTTCCTGGCTCGGTCCATGATGCCTGGGTGCTCAGGTGGAGCTCTGTGTATGTGCAGCAGCTGTACCCACCACCTGGGTGGTGCATCATAGGCGATGGAGGCTATCCTTGCCTTGCTACCCCCATCTGCCTGATGACCCCGTTCCGGGAGCCAGTACAGGGCCCCGTACAGGCCAGGTACAACAAGCACCTGTCAAAGGCAAGGTGTGTTGTGGAGAGGGCCTTCAGGATGATGAAGACCAGGTGGAGATCCATCTTTCTGAAGGCCCTTGAG GTAAAGTCAACCTTTGCCCCAGTGGTGGTGTCCTGCTGTGTCTTCCTCCACAACTTGTGCCTATCAAATGGAGACTTTGTGGAGCCAGGAGACTTTCCACAGGATCTCCCCGACAACAATGAAATGCAGCATGCTGTGGAACCAGGGGACAACATCAGGCGCAGACTGGCTGCTGCTGTCTCTGCACCAAATGCCTGCATAGATGCACTGAGAGATCATGTGTACTGA